A genomic window from Eleginops maclovinus isolate JMC-PN-2008 ecotype Puerto Natales chromosome 9, JC_Emac_rtc_rv5, whole genome shotgun sequence includes:
- the mylk4b gene encoding myosin light chain kinase 2, skeletal/cardiac muscle isoform X2 — protein MRDMGGKEKKILVMANVPNYQGSDKKTLFNESVSGKKNIKLSSSALPPPIPMSPIVEKMEGLKAIRNRSNSLRLGRLAFYRHLEKVETMRCFWELKHVELEGNQQAKDDKEKAKLSLKGSKAQKKRRPADPSETSSFNEPVLQEELEKLNRQNTEHSHGKVEADNQRGEDRGSGGKRQESGELILNGQFTAGAESEDRKKGTHEKEEAGALFENSESDELEDKAEDVSPEQTVADDGNKKHKGEAEESSKLEKASLPPQESSEEVGDVATCSKRRVTEEDLVKDDLKKSRVEDEEGKNSEVTEEGAAQASKSEEVKTEVEEEGEEGESAQKEFLLDLSPPPLAPFDHRIVTPKPHQIASYYTINRDEVLGGGRFGQVHKCIENSSSLMLAAKIIKARSQKEKDVVRNEIQVMNQLNHANLIQLYAAFESRHDIILVMEYVEGGELFDRIIDENYNLTELDTVLFIRQICEGLQYMHRMYILHLDLKPENILCVSRATNKIKIIDFGLARRYKPREKLRVNFGTPEFLAPEVINYEFVSFPTDMWSLGVIMYMLLSGLSPFLGDDDNETLNNILACQWNFEEEEFKDISDEAKDFITLLLVKSKSWRMSAAESLRHPWLSDQSLHYRLDQKKNKCHSTHAPSPENQTETL, from the exons GTCGGACAAGAAGACGCTGTTTAATGAGTCTGTTTCTGGCAAGAAGAACATTAAACTTTCATCATCTGCACTACCACCTCCGATACCCATGTCCCCCATTGTTGAAAAGATGGAGGGGCTGAAGGCGATCCGCAACCGTAGCAACAGCCTGCGTCTGGGCCGTCTGGCCTTCTACCGCCATCTGGAGAAGGTGGAGACAATGCGCTGCTTCTGGGAGCTCAAACATGTGGAGCTGGAGGGAAACCAGCAG GCAAAGGATGACAAGGAAAAAGCCAAACTGAGCCTGAAGGGGTCAAAAGCCCAGAAGAAGAGAAGACCTGCTGACCCCTCAG AAACTTCCTCCTTCAATGAGCCGGTTCTGCAGGAAGAGTTGGAAAAGCTCAACAGGCAGAACACTGAGCATTCCCATGGAAAAGTAGAGGCTGACAAccagaggggggaggacagaggaagtggaggaaaaAGGCAGGAGTCTGGGGAGCTGATCCTTAACGGACAATTCACCGCTGGGGCTGAGTCAGAGGACAGGAAGAAGGGCACACATGAGAAGGAGGAGGCGGGGGCTCTCTTCGAGAACTCAGAATCAGATGAACTGGAGGACAAAGCAGAAGATGTTAGTCCAGAACAGACTGTGGCAGATGATGGGAATAAAAAGCATAAAGGAGAGGCAGAAGAGTCATCCAAACTGGAAAAGGCCTCCCTCCCACCACAGGAAAG CTCTGAGGAGGTCGGCGATGTGGCCACTTGCAGCAAACGTCGTGTCACCGAAGAAGACCTGGTGAAGGATGACCTTAAAAAAAGCAGAGTGGAAGACGAGGAAGGGAAAAACTCTGAGGTGACGGAGGAAGGAGCGGCTCAAGCCTCCAAATCTGAAGAAGTAAagacagaggtggaagaggagggtgaggagggagagTCAGCACAGAAGGAATTTCTTCTTG ACTTAAGCCCTCCACCGCTAGCACCTTTCGACCATCGCATCGTGACTCCCAAACCCCACCAGATAGCATCCTATTACACCATCAACAGAGATGAGGTCCTGGGAGG GGGACGTTTTGGGCAAGTACACAAGTGCATCGAGAACTCGTCCAGTCTGATGTTGGCTGCCAAGATCATAAAAGCCAGGAGCCAGAAAGAGAAG gATGTGGTGAGGAATGAGATCCAGGTGATGAACCAGCTGAACCACGCCAACCTCATCCAGCTGTACGCTGCCTTTGAGTCGCGCCATGACATCATCCTGGTGATGGAATA TGTGGAGGGAGGAGAGCTGTTTGACCGCATCATTGATGAGAACTACAACCTGACAGAGCTGGACACGGTGCTGTTCATACGCCAGATCTGTGAAGGCCTGCAGTACATGCACAGGATGTACATCCTGCATCTTGACCTGAAG CCAGAAAACATTCTTTGTGTCAGCAGAGCTACTAACAAGATTAAAATCATTGACTTTGGCCTGGCCAGGAG GTATAAACCCAGGGAGAAGCTGAGGGTCAACTTTGGAACACCTGAGTTTTTAGCTCCTGAAGTCATCAACTATGAGTTTGTTTCATTCCCCACAGACATGTGGAGCCTGGGCGTCATCATGTACATGCT GCTCAGTGGGCTGTCTCCGTTTCTGGGAGACGACGACAACGAGACGCTGAATAACATCCTGGCCTGTCAGTGGAActttgaggaggaggagttcaAGGACATCTCCGACGAAGCAAAAGACTTCATCACCCTTCTGCTGGTGAAGAGCAAGAGCTGGAGGATGAGCGCAGCCGAGTCCCTCAGACACCCCTGGCTGTCAGACCAGAGTCTGCACTATCGACTAGATCAGAAG AAAAATAAGTGCCACTCCACACACGCCCCTTCTCCAGAGAACCAGACAG AAACACTGTGA
- the mylk4b gene encoding myosin light chain kinase family member 4 isoform X3, producing MENLFRDKDVWILGSVCLVATFLWGRLWKIFSAKKRGRKTHSADAQAKDDKEKAKLSLKGSKAQKKRRPADPSETSSFNEPVLQEELEKLNRQNTEHSHGKVEADNQRGEDRGSGGKRQESGELILNGQFTAGAESEDRKKGTHEKEEAGALFENSESDELEDKAEDVSPEQTVADDGNKKHKGEAEESSKLEKASLPPQESSEEVGDVATCSKRRVTEEDLVKDDLKKSRVEDEEGKNSEVTEEGAAQASKSEEVKTEVEEEGEEGESAQKEFLLDLSPPPLAPFDHRIVTPKPHQIASYYTINRDEVLGGGRFGQVHKCIENSSSLMLAAKIIKARSQKEKDVVRNEIQVMNQLNHANLIQLYAAFESRHDIILVMEYVEGGELFDRIIDENYNLTELDTVLFIRQICEGLQYMHRMYILHLDLKPENILCVSRATNKIKIIDFGLARRYKPREKLRVNFGTPEFLAPEVINYEFVSFPTDMWSLGVIMYMLLSGLSPFLGDDDNETLNNILACQWNFEEEEFKDISDEAKDFITLLLVKSKSWRMSAAESLRHPWLSDQSLHYRLDQKKNKCHSTHAPSPENQTETL from the exons ATGGAGAACTTGTTCAGGGATAAAGATGTTTGGATATTAGGGAGTGTTTGTCTGGTTGCTACTTTCCTGTGGGGACGCCTGTGGAAAATATTCTCCGccaagaagagggggaggaagactCACTCTGCAGACGCACAG GCAAAGGATGACAAGGAAAAAGCCAAACTGAGCCTGAAGGGGTCAAAAGCCCAGAAGAAGAGAAGACCTGCTGACCCCTCAG AAACTTCCTCCTTCAATGAGCCGGTTCTGCAGGAAGAGTTGGAAAAGCTCAACAGGCAGAACACTGAGCATTCCCATGGAAAAGTAGAGGCTGACAAccagaggggggaggacagaggaagtggaggaaaaAGGCAGGAGTCTGGGGAGCTGATCCTTAACGGACAATTCACCGCTGGGGCTGAGTCAGAGGACAGGAAGAAGGGCACACATGAGAAGGAGGAGGCGGGGGCTCTCTTCGAGAACTCAGAATCAGATGAACTGGAGGACAAAGCAGAAGATGTTAGTCCAGAACAGACTGTGGCAGATGATGGGAATAAAAAGCATAAAGGAGAGGCAGAAGAGTCATCCAAACTGGAAAAGGCCTCCCTCCCACCACAGGAAAG CTCTGAGGAGGTCGGCGATGTGGCCACTTGCAGCAAACGTCGTGTCACCGAAGAAGACCTGGTGAAGGATGACCTTAAAAAAAGCAGAGTGGAAGACGAGGAAGGGAAAAACTCTGAGGTGACGGAGGAAGGAGCGGCTCAAGCCTCCAAATCTGAAGAAGTAAagacagaggtggaagaggagggtgaggagggagagTCAGCACAGAAGGAATTTCTTCTTG ACTTAAGCCCTCCACCGCTAGCACCTTTCGACCATCGCATCGTGACTCCCAAACCCCACCAGATAGCATCCTATTACACCATCAACAGAGATGAGGTCCTGGGAGG GGGACGTTTTGGGCAAGTACACAAGTGCATCGAGAACTCGTCCAGTCTGATGTTGGCTGCCAAGATCATAAAAGCCAGGAGCCAGAAAGAGAAG gATGTGGTGAGGAATGAGATCCAGGTGATGAACCAGCTGAACCACGCCAACCTCATCCAGCTGTACGCTGCCTTTGAGTCGCGCCATGACATCATCCTGGTGATGGAATA TGTGGAGGGAGGAGAGCTGTTTGACCGCATCATTGATGAGAACTACAACCTGACAGAGCTGGACACGGTGCTGTTCATACGCCAGATCTGTGAAGGCCTGCAGTACATGCACAGGATGTACATCCTGCATCTTGACCTGAAG CCAGAAAACATTCTTTGTGTCAGCAGAGCTACTAACAAGATTAAAATCATTGACTTTGGCCTGGCCAGGAG GTATAAACCCAGGGAGAAGCTGAGGGTCAACTTTGGAACACCTGAGTTTTTAGCTCCTGAAGTCATCAACTATGAGTTTGTTTCATTCCCCACAGACATGTGGAGCCTGGGCGTCATCATGTACATGCT GCTCAGTGGGCTGTCTCCGTTTCTGGGAGACGACGACAACGAGACGCTGAATAACATCCTGGCCTGTCAGTGGAActttgaggaggaggagttcaAGGACATCTCCGACGAAGCAAAAGACTTCATCACCCTTCTGCTGGTGAAGAGCAAGAGCTGGAGGATGAGCGCAGCCGAGTCCCTCAGACACCCCTGGCTGTCAGACCAGAGTCTGCACTATCGACTAGATCAGAAG AAAAATAAGTGCCACTCCACACACGCCCCTTCTCCAGAGAACCAGACAG AAACACTGTGA
- the mylk4b gene encoding myosin light chain kinase 2, skeletal/cardiac muscle isoform X1, whose product MSSSLVNSLAKVYDPNPLHGQKPGGRKLSLNGSDKAQASPSPPPSPQDAALRCVESRMDSLSSQMERLLNMQQTVLTRLDGLSLDVRGMGQDLASMRGDGRGERRESGVEAACRELCGAVERASERMEGQGRRVDGVERLVEGTQQVISYIGEVVKSSRLVELLFKQPGKKARKKAKDDKEKAKLSLKGSKAQKKRRPADPSETSSFNEPVLQEELEKLNRQNTEHSHGKVEADNQRGEDRGSGGKRQESGELILNGQFTAGAESEDRKKGTHEKEEAGALFENSESDELEDKAEDVSPEQTVADDGNKKHKGEAEESSKLEKASLPPQESSEEVGDVATCSKRRVTEEDLVKDDLKKSRVEDEEGKNSEVTEEGAAQASKSEEVKTEVEEEGEEGESAQKEFLLDLSPPPLAPFDHRIVTPKPHQIASYYTINRDEVLGGGRFGQVHKCIENSSSLMLAAKIIKARSQKEKDVVRNEIQVMNQLNHANLIQLYAAFESRHDIILVMEYVEGGELFDRIIDENYNLTELDTVLFIRQICEGLQYMHRMYILHLDLKPENILCVSRATNKIKIIDFGLARRYKPREKLRVNFGTPEFLAPEVINYEFVSFPTDMWSLGVIMYMLLSGLSPFLGDDDNETLNNILACQWNFEEEEFKDISDEAKDFITLLLVKSKSWRMSAAESLRHPWLSDQSLHYRLDQKKNKCHSTHAPSPENQTETL is encoded by the exons ATGAGTTCCAGCCTTGTCAACTCTTTGGCCAAAGTCTATGATCCGAATCCACTTCACGGTCAGAAACCTGGTGGAAGGAAGCTCTCACTCAATGGATCAGACAAGGCCCAAGCGTCTCCATCACCACCTCCCTCGCCTCAGGACGCCGCCTTGCGCTGCGTGGAGAGCCGAATGGACTCTTTGAGCTCTCAGATGGAGCGCTTGCTCAACATGCAGCAGACCGTCCTGACCCGGCTGGACGGATTGTCCCTGGACGTCAGGGGCATGGGTCAGGATCTGGCCTCGATGCGTGGGGATGGCCGCGGGGAGAGACGTGAATCTGGGGTGGAGGCTGCCTGCAGAGAGCTGTGTGGGGCCGTGGAGAGGGCCAGCGAGCGGATGGAGGGTCAGGGACGCAGGGTGGATGGGGTGGAGAGGCTGGTGGAGGGCACCCAGCAGGTGATCAGCTACATTGGGGAGGTTGTGAAGAGCTCCAGGCTGGTGGAGCTGCTGTTTAAACAGCCTGGGAAGAAGGCGAGGAAGAAG GCAAAGGATGACAAGGAAAAAGCCAAACTGAGCCTGAAGGGGTCAAAAGCCCAGAAGAAGAGAAGACCTGCTGACCCCTCAG AAACTTCCTCCTTCAATGAGCCGGTTCTGCAGGAAGAGTTGGAAAAGCTCAACAGGCAGAACACTGAGCATTCCCATGGAAAAGTAGAGGCTGACAAccagaggggggaggacagaggaagtggaggaaaaAGGCAGGAGTCTGGGGAGCTGATCCTTAACGGACAATTCACCGCTGGGGCTGAGTCAGAGGACAGGAAGAAGGGCACACATGAGAAGGAGGAGGCGGGGGCTCTCTTCGAGAACTCAGAATCAGATGAACTGGAGGACAAAGCAGAAGATGTTAGTCCAGAACAGACTGTGGCAGATGATGGGAATAAAAAGCATAAAGGAGAGGCAGAAGAGTCATCCAAACTGGAAAAGGCCTCCCTCCCACCACAGGAAAG CTCTGAGGAGGTCGGCGATGTGGCCACTTGCAGCAAACGTCGTGTCACCGAAGAAGACCTGGTGAAGGATGACCTTAAAAAAAGCAGAGTGGAAGACGAGGAAGGGAAAAACTCTGAGGTGACGGAGGAAGGAGCGGCTCAAGCCTCCAAATCTGAAGAAGTAAagacagaggtggaagaggagggtgaggagggagagTCAGCACAGAAGGAATTTCTTCTTG ACTTAAGCCCTCCACCGCTAGCACCTTTCGACCATCGCATCGTGACTCCCAAACCCCACCAGATAGCATCCTATTACACCATCAACAGAGATGAGGTCCTGGGAGG GGGACGTTTTGGGCAAGTACACAAGTGCATCGAGAACTCGTCCAGTCTGATGTTGGCTGCCAAGATCATAAAAGCCAGGAGCCAGAAAGAGAAG gATGTGGTGAGGAATGAGATCCAGGTGATGAACCAGCTGAACCACGCCAACCTCATCCAGCTGTACGCTGCCTTTGAGTCGCGCCATGACATCATCCTGGTGATGGAATA TGTGGAGGGAGGAGAGCTGTTTGACCGCATCATTGATGAGAACTACAACCTGACAGAGCTGGACACGGTGCTGTTCATACGCCAGATCTGTGAAGGCCTGCAGTACATGCACAGGATGTACATCCTGCATCTTGACCTGAAG CCAGAAAACATTCTTTGTGTCAGCAGAGCTACTAACAAGATTAAAATCATTGACTTTGGCCTGGCCAGGAG GTATAAACCCAGGGAGAAGCTGAGGGTCAACTTTGGAACACCTGAGTTTTTAGCTCCTGAAGTCATCAACTATGAGTTTGTTTCATTCCCCACAGACATGTGGAGCCTGGGCGTCATCATGTACATGCT GCTCAGTGGGCTGTCTCCGTTTCTGGGAGACGACGACAACGAGACGCTGAATAACATCCTGGCCTGTCAGTGGAActttgaggaggaggagttcaAGGACATCTCCGACGAAGCAAAAGACTTCATCACCCTTCTGCTGGTGAAGAGCAAGAGCTGGAGGATGAGCGCAGCCGAGTCCCTCAGACACCCCTGGCTGTCAGACCAGAGTCTGCACTATCGACTAGATCAGAAG AAAAATAAGTGCCACTCCACACACGCCCCTTCTCCAGAGAACCAGACAG AAACACTGTGA